Genomic DNA from Dehalococcoidia bacterium:
AGGCTGTCTCTGTGCGTCCCTCTGATTCACCAAGAGTCCCGCGGAGGGGTCTTCATTGTGCTTCCCGTGCTCGAATCCGCTCCGTCAGTTACCACAATGGCAATTCTGACGGAACGAGCGGGCACATGAGTCATTGGGCATCGTGGTCTCTCCCCTACGAGGGATGACAGGCCGCCATGCCGCTACGATGCCAGGAGGGGGGAACTTAGTGAGGGTCGGGCTGACCAGGGGGCGGGGGCGCCTGCCGGTCCAGTTCGTCCACCCACTTCTCGTGGTGCTCCGCTGCCCAGTCGCGCTTCACCCAGCCCACGGTCATGCCGCGGATGGACTCCCGTGTCGTGGGGTTCAGCAGCGCCATGTACATATGGCCGATCCAGACCGCCACGGCAAGGGCCGTCATAACATCGTGCAGGCCGCCCGCGTTCTCGACAAGCCATCGTGGGAAGTAGAACCACTTCCACATGATGACGCCGGTGACAAAGAAAAAGAGAACGGTCGCGCCGGTGAAGACCGCGTTCACCTTCTGGCCCGCGTTGAACCGTCCCTGGGGCGGCGGCATGCGCCTGCCATGGCGGTAGTACGACCAGCCGCGAATCCAGAGCCAGTCGTCCTCCTCCCACCGGTCAACGTCGGCGAGGTCCCGCCGCACGGCGCGGCGATTGCCCGCGAGGGCGATGGCGATGGGCGTCAGGACGAGGCCGAATCCGGCGGTGATGTGGACGGCGCGCACCAGCTCTCGGTCCGCGATGGACGTGGCGAACACAGGGAACAGGATGGCCGCGCCCGTTATCACCAGAAGGAGGAAAACGACGGCGTGGGCCCAATGGAGCGTCCGCTCCGTCAGGGTGAAGCGGTGAAGGCGGTCGCTAGCCGAAGAGGGGGTTACGTTGGCCCTCGATGTAGGCGTCAATGGGGTATCCATAGTTCTGCCAGTAGCCCACGTCCTGCTTGTCCTTGAACTCTACCCGGTACACCCACTTGGGGCCCTTATAACCATACATATGGGGATTGATGAGCCGGAGTGGCTGGCCCTGCTCCAGAGGCAACGGCTCGCCGGACATCTCATACGCGAGGATGACGTCCGGCAGGGTGGCTTGTTCCATTGTCAGACTGTCTGTATAGACACCGTCGCCGGAGTAGAAGGTGATGTACCTGGCCTGCGGCGTCGGCTGCACCATCCGAACGAGGTCGCGCAGCGCCACGCCCTTCCACGGGACGTTCTTGACCTTCCAGCCGGTGACGCACTCGAAGTCGCGGGTCATCGCCGTCGCGGGAAGCTGGGTGACGTCGGCGAAGGTGAAGGTCTGCGGGTTCGCCACAAGACCGTCCACGCGCAGGCGCCACGTCCGCTGGTCCCACTCCGGGATGCCTTCGGCGGCGTAGATGCGAAAGCCGCGCGCGGTCACGCCGCCGGTGAAGGCGGATACGATCGGCTGCAGGGAGAACCCGCTGACGAGGTCGCGGACTTTCTGGCCCGCGATCAGGGCAACGGCTCCCACTCCCAGAAGCCCCAGGAACAGGCGACGCCCAAAACGGACAGGCTTGTCCGATGTGTTCGGCACCATCGCTCATCCCTCCCCATTTGTAGCGATTGGCCGTACGAGGACTCTTCAGTATATCCGAGCGGAGTCCACGCGGCAACTGTCAAGTCATAGGGTGTCATAGTTTTCTCGTGTTCTCGTTGAATAGTCATCGTTTCCCCTACGCATGGGGTGAACGACCAACCCAAGTGCAAGAAGACTCATATTCGCTGGACATTGGCACGAGGCGCGCGAACCACTCGACCGTGACTAAGCGCCATTGTATAATGCGCTGTACGATTGCGTGCAAATCTTCACAAATCGTGGGGGCGCGGACATGGCGTTCAACGACCTGCGCGAGTTCATTGCCTTCCTGGAGAGCAAAGGGGACATACGCCACGTCAAGGCCCCCGTGAGCCGCGATTTCGAGATAACCGAGATTGTGGACCGCCTCGCCAGGAAGGACGGCGGCCCCGCCCTCCTCTTTGAAAGCGTGACGGGTTTCAACGTCCCGTTTCTCATTAACATCTTCGGCACACGGCAGCGCATGGCGTGGGCGCTGGGCGTGGAAGACCTGGACCAGCTCGCTGACCGCGTGCGCGACCTCCTCAACGTCTTTCGCGAGCCGCCGACAGGGGTGGTGGACAAGCTCCGCGCCCTGGGCAGCATGGCGCAGATGGCCTCCTATCGTCCCCGGACGGTGGGCCGCGCTCCGTGTCAGGAGGTGGTCCGCACGGGCGACGACGCGGTGCTGGACTGGCTCCCGATTCCTCAGTGCTGGCCGGGCGACGGGGGGCGCTACATCACCTTCCCCCTGGTTATCTCCCGCAACCCGGTGACGGGCAAACGCAACGTGGGCACCTATCGGATGCAGGTGTACGACAGCCGCACCACGGGCATGCACTGGCAGACGCACAAGGGCGGCGCGCAGCACGAGCGCCTGGGCCGCGAGCTGGGACAGCGGAGCATCCCCGTGGCGGCGGTCCTGGGCGCCGACCCGGCGACCCTCTACGCGGGCACCGCGCCGCTGCCGCCGGAGATGGACGAACTGGTCTTCGCGGGCTTCCTGCGCCGCGAGCCGGTGGAAGTCGTGCCATGCAAGACCAGCGATCTGGAGGTGCCCGCGCACGCGGAGATCGTCCTTGAGGGCTACGTTGACCCCGCGGAGCATCGCACGGAGGGGCCTTTCGGCGACCATACGGGCTACTACTCCCTCGCGGACGAGTACGCCGTCTTCCACATCACCGCCATCACGCACCGCGCCAGGCCCATCTATCCGTCCATCATCGTGGGCAGGCCGCCCCAGGAGGACTACTGGCTGGGCAAGGCGACGGAGCGCCTGTTCCTCCCCATCATCCAGATGATCCTGCCGGAGGTGGTGGACATCAACATGCCCGCGGAGGGCATCTTCCACAACCTCGTCATCGTCTCGGTCAAGAAGGAGTACCCGGGCCATGCCCGCAAGGTGATGTACGCCCTGTGGGGCATGGGGCTGATGATGCTTGCCAAGGCCATCGTGGTGGTTGACCACTTCGTGAACGTGCACGACCTGTCGGAGGTGGCGTGGCGCGTCACCAACAACATAGACGCGCGGCGCGACTTCGTCATCGTGGACGGCCCGCTGGACGACCTTGACCACGCCGCGCCGCTGCCCAAGTACGGCAGCAAGGTGGGCATTGACGCCACGACCAAGGGGCCGTTGGAGGGCCACACGCGGCCCTGGCCTCCGGATATCGTCATGAGCCCGGAGATCAAGGCGCTGGTGGACCGACGCTGGAAGGAATATGGGATCTAGGGCGGCGGGCGACGAGAGGATAGAGATCGCGCCGTCCGTGCGGGCGGCGGGCGTCCTCGGCGTGGCCCGGCTGGGCGTGCTGCTGGACGCGGTGCGCTTCGAGCATACCCTCTTCGCCCTACCCTTCGCCTACCTGGGCGTCATCCTGGCCGCTCGGGGGCTGCCCACCGGGCACCAGCTCCTGTGGGTGACCGTCGCGATGGTGGCGGCGCGCACCCTGGCCATGTCCGCGAACCGCCTCATTGACTGGCGCCTGGACGCCCTGAACCCCCGCACGGCGGGTCGGGCGCTGCCTCGGGGCATCCTCCGTCCCATCGAGATGGCGGCGCTGTCTCTGGTCTCCCTTGCGGGCTTCCTGTTCGCGGCGGCCCAGCTCAACCCACTGGCGCTGACGCTGGCGCCCTTCGCCGCCGTGTTCATCGTCGGGTACTCCTACACGAAGCGTTTCACGTGGCTGAGCCACTTCGCCCTGGGTATAGCCGACGGGATTGCGCCGATGGGCGGCTGGATAGGCGTGGCGGGCGCACTCCCGTGGGAAGCGATACTGCTCGGACTCGCCGTCGCCACGTGGGTGGGCGGCTTCGACATGATGTACTGCTGCCAGGATTACGACTTCGACCGGCGGCAGGGGCTGAAGTCGGTGGCGCAGACGTTCGGGATTGGGGCCGCGCTGCGTTGGTCCGCGGCGATGCACGGGCTGACCTCGGCCTCTCTCCTCACCCTGGGGATTGTGCTTGGCCTGGGGCCGGTATACTACCTGGGGTGGGCGGTAGCCACGGTGCTGCTCGTTTACGAACACTGGCTTGTCATGCCGGAGGACCTGTCCCGTCTGGATACGGCGTTCTTCAACGTGAACGGATACCTGGCCATCATCATATTCCTGTGCACCGGGGCGTCGGTGCTGTTCCGGGTCTAGCGCCTTTGGCGCGGGAGTCACCGTGGAGCCATACGTCATCGGTATAACGGGCGCCAGCGGCGCGCCCCTTGCGAAGCGGGCAGTCGAGCAGCTTCTGGCCCGCTCGATTCCCGTGGCGCTCACCTGCTCCAGCCACGCGGACCAGGTGTGGCGGCAGGAGCTGGGCGAGAGCTTTGCGACCGCGCTTGAGCGCTTCCGAAAGGACGGCAACTTCCGTTACTACGAGACGCACGACATGGCGGCGTCCATCTCCAGCGGGACGTACGCCACGGGCGGGATGCTGGTCATCCCGGCGAGCATGTCGAGCATCGCGTGCATCGCGCACGGC
This window encodes:
- a CDS encoding cytochrome b/b6 domain-containing protein, whose amino-acid sequence is MTPTSRANVTPSSASDRLHRFTLTERTLHWAHAVVFLLLVITGAAILFPVFATSIADRELVRAVHITAGFGLVLTPIAIALAGNRRAVRRDLADVDRWEEDDWLWIRGWSYYRHGRRMPPPQGRFNAGQKVNAVFTGATVLFFFVTGVIMWKWFYFPRWLVENAGGLHDVMTALAVAVWIGHMYMALLNPTTRESIRGMTVGWVKRDWAAEHHEKWVDELDRQAPPPPGQPDPH
- a CDS encoding molybdopterin-dependent oxidoreductase — encoded protein: MVPNTSDKPVRFGRRLFLGLLGVGAVALIAGQKVRDLVSGFSLQPIVSAFTGGVTARGFRIYAAEGIPEWDQRTWRLRVDGLVANPQTFTFADVTQLPATAMTRDFECVTGWKVKNVPWKGVALRDLVRMVQPTPQARYITFYSGDGVYTDSLTMEQATLPDVILAYEMSGEPLPLEQGQPLRLINPHMYGYKGPKWVYRVEFKDKQDVGYWQNYGYPIDAYIEGQRNPLFG
- a CDS encoding menaquinone biosynthesis decarboxylase produces the protein MAFNDLREFIAFLESKGDIRHVKAPVSRDFEITEIVDRLARKDGGPALLFESVTGFNVPFLINIFGTRQRMAWALGVEDLDQLADRVRDLLNVFREPPTGVVDKLRALGSMAQMASYRPRTVGRAPCQEVVRTGDDAVLDWLPIPQCWPGDGGRYITFPLVISRNPVTGKRNVGTYRMQVYDSRTTGMHWQTHKGGAQHERLGRELGQRSIPVAAVLGADPATLYAGTAPLPPEMDELVFAGFLRREPVEVVPCKTSDLEVPAHAEIVLEGYVDPAEHRTEGPFGDHTGYYSLADEYAVFHITAITHRARPIYPSIIVGRPPQEDYWLGKATERLFLPIIQMILPEVVDINMPAEGIFHNLVIVSVKKEYPGHARKVMYALWGMGLMMLAKAIVVVDHFVNVHDLSEVAWRVTNNIDARRDFVIVDGPLDDLDHAAPLPKYGSKVGIDATTKGPLEGHTRPWPPDIVMSPEIKALVDRRWKEYGI
- a CDS encoding UbiA-like polyprenyltransferase, whose amino-acid sequence is MGSRAAGDERIEIAPSVRAAGVLGVARLGVLLDAVRFEHTLFALPFAYLGVILAARGLPTGHQLLWVTVAMVAARTLAMSANRLIDWRLDALNPRTAGRALPRGILRPIEMAALSLVSLAGFLFAAAQLNPLALTLAPFAAVFIVGYSYTKRFTWLSHFALGIADGIAPMGGWIGVAGALPWEAILLGLAVATWVGGFDMMYCCQDYDFDRRQGLKSVAQTFGIGAALRWSAAMHGLTSASLLTLGIVLGLGPVYYLGWAVATVLLVYEHWLVMPEDLSRLDTAFFNVNGYLAIIIFLCTGASVLFRV
- a CDS encoding UbiX family flavin prenyltransferase, which translates into the protein MEPYVIGITGASGAPLAKRAVEQLLARSIPVALTCSSHADQVWRQELGESFATALERFRKDGNFRYYETHDMAASISSGTYATGGMLVIPASMSSIACIAHGVATNLLQRAADVTLKERRRLVIVPRETPLSLVHLENMVTLARLGAVILPPMPAFYLHPKSVDDIVDFVAGRALLALGVKDALDTRFRYKGQPNS